The Chitinophaga sp. H8 region CCGGTTTGCCGGTACGCGTGCCGATCCCAGTCGTATGGCTGCCAACTACGCCGGGGTGGCCAATCTGGATGACCGTAATAATGATATTATTGTACGGGGTAATAATCCTTTTGGGATACTCTGGCGGGTAGAAGGAATAGATATACCTAACCCCAACCATTATACGTACATTAATACTTCAGGTGGTGCATTTGGTGTATTGAACAATAATCTGCTGGCCAATTCTGATTTCATGAGTGGCGCCTTCCCTGCCGAATACGGTAATAAAATAGCAGCAGTATATGATGTGCGCCTGCGGGAAGGTAACCCGGAAAAACATGAATTCAATGCACAGGCAGGCTTAAATGGGCTGGAGCTGAATGCAGAAGGACCTGTCAGTCAAAAACAGGAAAGCAGCTATCTGATCGGCTACCGGTTGCTGAACTATGGAATGCTGCAGCATATAGGGGTGGATCTGAATATTGATGGTGCTCCAAAATTTCAGGACCTCACCTTCAAACTTCACTTCAGGGATCAAGGTTACGGTGCACTTACCTTATTTGGCCTGGGAGGTAAGAGCAGAATCAGTTTCCAGGAAAAAGTAACAGACACCAGGGGCCTTTCCCGTAAGGTGGTCAATAATTACAGCCAGTTTACTTCAGATATGGGGGTACTGGGCATGCATTATGAGCACAGCTTTTCTGCCCATACTACCGGCCGCCTGGCCGCTGCACTTTCCGGCAGTTATATCATGTCAAAAAGGGACTTGGAATATATCGACCATAGCCGGCTGAAAGATTTTGAAGGCATGTTCCGCGAGCAGGATACGTATCTCAGCTATACACTTACACATAAATGGAATAGCCGGCATTTATTAAAAGCAGGTATCAGCTACATGCCCAGGCATTACCGGTATTTCCTCACCAAACTGGTGAGTGATACCAGCAATGCCTATATGCTGAATATTGACGACCAGGTAACGATGAAACTACTGCAGGGCTATGTGCACTGGCAATATCAGCTCACTCCTGCTTTGACCTTCAACACCGGATTACACTACCAGCACCTGTTTTATAATCATTCCCAGGCCCTGGAGCCTCGCTTTTCCGCCGAATGGCGTATCAATGAACAACATCGCCTGAAAGCAGGATATGGCCTGCATCACCAGATGCAACCCGTGTATATGTATATCAACCGTAACTATAACCGTATTTCACAAACGTATACACCTGCTAATTCCCAACTGGGATTTACCGGCAGCCACCATACCATCCTGGAATATGACTACTCCTGCAACAAGTACCTGCGGTTTAAAACGGCGGCTTACTATCAGCATCTTTTTAAGGTGCCGGTAACGGTATCCCCTTCCTTCTATTCCGCTATCAATGAAGGGCTGGAACATAATGACTATGTACCGGACACCCTGGTAAACAAAGGACTGGGAAGAAATTATGGCATAGAATTTACCATCGAAAAATTCCTGCACCGGCATTATTATTTTTTGCTCACCACCAGCTTGTACAACAGCCAGTACCGTACCCTGCTCCCCAAGTGGTACAATTCTACTTATAATGGCAATTACATTATTAACTTTTGCGGAGGTGTGGAGATTCCGGTAGGCAAGCAGTCTAAAAATGCCCTGTCGCTGGACGGCAGGATCATTCAGGCAGGTAATAAAAGGCAGCTACCGATAGATCTGGCAGCGTCAAGAAAGGCCCGGGTAATCGTAGTGGCAGCGGACGGGTTTTATGCAAACAGGTATCAGGATTATTCCCGGATTGACTTCAAAATAAGCTACCGGATCAACCGGCAGAAGGCTACCCATCAATTTTTTGTAGCTGCTGATAATCTATTAGGCAAACGCAATGTATTAGGCAACTGGTTTTCTCCCCACACCGGAGACATTACCACAGATCATCAAATGGGTTTATTTCCTTATGCAGGATATAAGGTAGCATTCTGATGGCTGCCAGGACCCGGATATCCCTAAAAAGCAATAAATAAAAAGACCAATTACAGCTATGCTGTAATTGGTCTTTAGTGTTGTATCATTACACGGTACTTAAAATTAAGCGCCGCCTAATTTGCATTTTTGCAGTACTTCCCATGATTTGCCATTGTGGCGCAGGAAATACAGGTTATTTACCTTAAAGGTAGCCTTGATTTCTTTGTTTTCATATTCAGGCCATGCCTTATTAAACTGCTCATCTTCCAGGTCTTTAAACGCCACGGTAACGTGAGGCGTAAATCCGGTACGTGCCAGCATGGTACTGAAACCAAATTCCTTACGCAGGAAGTTGATCAGCTGCCGGTGCATAGCAGACATGGTTTCGCTTTTTTCCACGTTGATGAACAGTACACGGTTCTGTTTGTTCGGGAAGGTACCATAACCATTCAGGGACACTTCAAAAGGTGCCTGGGTTTTGGCAAACTCCGTCAATTCATCACAGAAAGCCTTTTCCAGGGCAGGATCAGCAGTAAACGGCACCTGCAGCGTGATATGGGGTAATACCTTGAGGGCATACATTGGGCCATATTTTTCAGCAAATTCCTGTTTTACTTTGATGATTTCCTTACCCACCTCTGCTGTAGGCAGCAGGGCTATAAAGTATATTTTATTATCAGGTTTCGGTTCAAAGCGTTGTTGTCTGCCACCTTGATTAGGACGATATCCGCCACCGCCGCCGCGATTGTAGCCACCGCCACCACCGCCACGGTTGTAACCTCCGCCACCACCGCCGCGATTGTAGCCACCACCACCGCCACCGCGGTTGTAGCCACCTCCACCACCGCCGCCACGATTGTAGCCGCCACCACCGCCATCACGGTTATAGCCACCACCACCGCCACCGCGATTGTAGCCACCACCACCGCCATCACGGTCGCTGCGGTTATAACCGCCATCACGGTCGCCACGGTTGTAGCCGCCATCGCGGTCACCACGGTTGTAACCACCACCATAGCCACCGCCATCGCGGTCGCCACGATTGTACCCACCACCATAGCCGCCACCATCACGGTCGCCACGGTTGTAATCTCTTGGAGGACGGTATCCACCGCTGTCACCTCCACCCCTGTTGTAATCGGGTCTGTTTTCTCTGTCGCCCCTGTTATATGCGGGCCTGTCTTCTCCGGGTTTTCCGCCTTCCCTTTCACTGTTGAAGTTGGGTCTGTAACCTCCTGGGCGTTGCTCCTTATTGGGATCATTCTCTTTGTTGGTATCAGAAGAGTACCTGCGGGGGCGTTCATTTCTCTCAAAATTCATCTTACTTAATTAAGCGTTTGAAGCAATACTAGCAATGATTTCATAAAAATGAAAAACATCTCTATATGAGTTATATAAGGGAGCCGGTGATACCCGTATTACTCCGGGTTCCCTCCAATCCACTATTATACCGGCTTTTGTCATTTGTTGATGTATCTCCTTACCTCTATCAGGGAACAGCAAAGATAATTGAGCGCCACGTTCCCTACAATTATTTGGCGAAATTATTTCAAAATTTATTCCTTTCACCTGTTCCAACAGGTATTCCAGATAGTTGGTTAAATCTGTACTTTTAGTGCGTAATGCGGTTATACCGGCTGCCTCGAACAATTCCAGGGACGCTTTCAGGCTTACCATGTTAAAAACCTGGGCCGTACTTAATTGCCATCCCTCTGCTGTCTTTTTGGGCACAAACCCTTTCTCCATCTTAAAACGGGTACTTTCTTCATTTCCCCACCAGCCTCCCATCCGGATCAATCCCTGGGTACTGGTATGCTTTTCATGAACAAATGCTCCTCCTACTGCGCCAGGACCGCCATTCAGGTACTTATAAGAGCACCAAACGGCAAAATCTACTCCCCAGTCATGCAGTGATACGGGTACATTTCCTGCTACGTGGGCCAGGTCAAATCCGGCAAAGGCACCCACACGGTGCGCTGCTGCGGTAATGGCCTGTATATCAAAAAGCTGTCCTGTGTAATAATTAATTCCTCCCAGCAATACTAACGCTAAGCTATCACTTTCCGCGTCAATTATTTGTAAAATATCTGCTAATCTTATCAAATGTTCTCCAGGCCGGGGGGAAACCTCTATTATCGCTACTTCCGGATCAAATCCATGAAACTTTACCTGGGTTTCTACTGCATACTGGTCACTAGGGAATGCCCCTGCCTCCATCAATACCTTATAACGCTGCTTCGTAGGCCGGTAAAAACTCAACATCATCAGGTGCAGGTTGACCGTCAGCGTATTCATCACCGTCAGTTCCGCTACACTGGCTCCCATCATCTCCGTTAAAGGCTTGCTGCAGTACTGCTGGTAATACAACCAGGGATTTTTTGCTGCCCAATACCCTTCTACCGCATAGTCCTGCCAGTCCTGCAACTCCTGTTCTATCGCACCTTTTACTCCTTTTGCCTGTAGCCCAAGTGAATTACCACACAGATAAACAGCATCTTTCCCGTTACGTTGTGGAAAATAAAACTGCTCCCGGTATTTATTCAGTGGATCTTGCAGGTCCTGCGCTTCAGCATAGGATAATGATGCTTCGTACATACTGGTTCGCTACTTTTCAATGCCAAACTTACCGAACAAGCGGCGCTTTCTGGTTGCCTTATACTAACTTTTAGCTTTTTTTAACGTTTTTGGTTTCTCTCTGACAGGTTATTATATGCAAGGTAATAAATAACTGTCAAATGTAATGTTATTACTAAAAAAGCAAAAAAAACCGTCCTGAAGAATCAGGACGGCGATCTGTTACCTACAACTGTTACACTGTGTGAGTGACCTCTCAGTCACCCGTATTAAAAAAAGTTTAATAGCTTAATTCACGGAAATGCCCTTTACCTGATGCGCATGTTCTTTCTCTTCTGCATCTGCTACCCCGTTAAAAAATTCATAAGGCTTGGGAGATACATATTTCAGATCATGCAGCTTACGCACCGTTTCCTTCTTCATAAACAACTTCAGGATCAGCACCAGGAACGGTACATACTTGAGCCCACGGGGCAGATTATAATAATCCAGCACATCAATAGAACGCTTATTCATCGCATACATCACCGGTACCAGGATCAACGTCAGGAAGGTAGCAAACACTAACCCATATACCATTGTCCAGGCCAGCGGCCCCCAGAATGCTACGTTATCTCCCCCAAAGAAAATATGTGGGTCAAATCTGGAAAACAGCCCGGCAAAGTCAATATTCAATCCTACTGCCAATGGTATCAGGCCCAGAATGGCGGCAATCGCAGTCAGGATTACCGGAGTCATACGGGTTTTACCTGCTTCTACTACAGCTTCATGCACCGGTGTTCCCTGCTGGATCAGCAAATCGGTAAACTCTACCAGTACAATACCATTACGTACTACAATACCGGCCAGCGCCATAATACCTACCCCCGTCATTACAATCGAGATATCCATTCCAAATATGGCAAAGCCCAGGAACACCCCGATAATACTGAACAGGATTTCCATGAAGATGATCAGCGGACGGCCAATAGAATTGAACTGCGTTACCATGATCATCAGGATCAATCCAAATGCCCCCAGCATAGCCAGCATCAGGAAGTTCATCGTTTCCATTTGGTCTTCCTGCTCACCGGTCATCCTTACCGTAACCCCATTAGGACGGGTGAAATTATGATCAAGTTCCTGCTGGATCTTCTGTACTATTTCATTGGCATTATAACCGGTAAGCACATTTGAATAAAGGGTAATCACCCGCTTCTGATCTATCCGCTTAATACCGGCATAGGTATTGGAGAACTTAATATCTGCTACTGCTGATAAGGGCACTTTACGCACCGCTCCTCCCATATTCATATCCCGGTAAACCAGGTTCAGGTTCATCAGCGTATTAATATTATTCCGCTGATCCTCTCTTAAACGTACCATGATTTCGTAATCATCTTTAGCATCCCGGAACTTGGAAGCTTCCGTACCATACAACGCAGTACGTAAAGTACTACCGATCTGTCCGGTGGAAATTCCTTCCTGGTTAGCCCGCTCACGGTCAATGCTCACTACAATTTCAGGTTTATCGCTCTGGAAATCACTTTTCAATTCTTCCACTCCTCCAATCTGTAAGGAGTCCAGATAACGCTTCAGCCTGAATGAAGTAGCCGTCAGATCATCAAAATTATCTCCGGTAATTTCTATATTAATAGGCTTCCCGGTTGGCGGACCACCCTGTTCCTGTTCTACCGTAATATCTGCTCCTGGTATACCTTTCACTGCTTCTCTTATTTTGTCCAGATATTGTACAGTGGATTGTCCGTTCCTCGCACCAAATTCCACAAAGGCTACAGTTACCTTACCTTTCTGTGGCTGTGTACTCAGGTCCATCTGTGATGGATCTCCTGCATTTTTTGCTACGTTGGAAATAATGGATTCTACAATAGGATTGTTTGCCCCTACTACTTTAGTGATCCTGTTTTCTATGATATGTGTAATAGAATCTGTATACCGCTGATCGGTACCATTAGGCAGATCGATATACGTATAAATAAAGTTGGGATCAGCCTGTGGGAAAAACACCACCCGGGGGCTACGTAATGCAGTCAGAAAGATACTGAAAAACAGTAACCCGAAAGTACCTATCACGATCCCTACCGGACGCCAGCCTACGATACACCATTTTAAAATACGTTTGTACCATTCCTGTACCCGTGGCCAGATGTTGTGTTGGAAACGGCGGGCTACACCGCCCAGCCAGAAGCGCTCCAGTACAATCAGCAGATACACGAATACTACAAAGTTGCCCACACCAAAGGCACTGGCATAACCAATCAGTGCCAAAACGCCGAATATAGCAGTGAGTATTTTAAACTTCTTGTCAAACTTCGGCTTGGGATGGTTTTCTCCTTCATGCCTATCCATAAAATCCACCGCAAATACCGGGTTGATAATATAGGCTACTATCAGAGATGCTCCCAGTGTAGTGATCAACGTTACCGGCAGGAAATACATGAATTTACCGATGATACCCGGCCAGAACAACAAGGGTACAAATGGTGCCAGTACCGTCAGTGTGCCGGAAAACACGGGCAGAAACACTTCTCCCGCGGCTACTTTTGCGGCCTTGACGATCCCCAGGTCCTTTCGTTCATAAAATATACGGTGCACGTTCTCAATCACCACAATGGCATCATCCACCACAATACCCAATGCCAGCAGGAACGAGAACAGTACCATCATGTTCAGCGTAAACCCATACATTGGCATCAGCAAAAATGCAATGAACATGGATATCGGTACGGAGAGTGCCACAAAGATCGCGTTCACCGCTCCCATAAAGAACATCAGGATCACGGTTACCAGCACAAACCCGATGATAATGGTATTGATCAGATCATGCAGGGTAACACGGGTAGACTTAGACTGGTCTGCAGTAATCGTCACATTTAATCCCTTAGGCAGATAAGTGGCCTGCATATCTTTGATCACTGCCTGGATTTTATCCGAAGCATCAATCAGGTTTTTACCACTTTGTTTGATCACGTTCAGGGTGATTACATTCTTCCCATCCAGACGGGCATAACTCTCCTGTTCTTTAAAGCCATCCACCACCTCTGCAATATCTTTAATGTACACTGTAGCTCCGGATTGTCCGCGCACTTTGATATTGGCGATCTTGGTAGGGTCTTTATATTCCCCCTTTACACTCAAGGTGCGTTTTTGGCCTCCCATGGTTACCAGTCCACCGGAAATGGTAATGTTCTCTCCCTGTATTGCCTGGATGATATCAGAAAAACCTATTTCTGCCGCATCCATTTTGTTCTTATCTACATTGATCTGGATCTCCCGGTCCAATGCACCCACAATGTCCACCCGTGTGATCTCTGTCAGTGCTTCAATGCGGTCCTGCATTTCGTCCGCATATTCCTTCAACTGCTGCAACTCAAAATCGCCCGACAGGTTCACGTTCATGATCGGGATCTGGGATACATCTATCTTGATGATCTGTGGCTCCTGGAATTCCTGGCTGGTGACTGGCAGGTCTTTCTTGGCCTGGTCTACCTTTTCCCGTACTTCCTGTCTGGCCCTGTCCATGTCTTCCCCGGCTTCAAACTCAATGGAAATAGCCGAGTAATCCTGCATAGAAGTACTCTTGATCTTTTTCACCCCGGAAATCCCGCCCAATTCTTTTTCAATAGGCTTGGTCACCAGTGTTTCCATATCCTCCGGTGAGGTGCCAAAATATACCGTACTGATATAAAACTGTGGAAATACCACCTCCGGGAATTGCTCCTTGGGCAGGGAATTATATGATAATATACCGGCCAGGGCAATGATAATAGTGGCTACATAAATGCTTACCTTATTATCAATGGCCCAACTGGTAGGTTTAAACTCTTTATTCAGGTTGTCTTGCATAAAAGTGTGTTTACAACAGGTAAACGTAATGTCGTGTGTATATTCCTGTTACTGGCGTCAGCTATAACTTGATCAGGTCATTATCATTCAGTCCCTGGTAGCCCATGGTTACAATTTTATCGCCGGGCTGCAAACCACTCTTGATCTCTGCCATGTCATTATAAGTATGTCCTACTTCCAGGTTCCTTCTTTGTGCCATTTGTTTGCCATTAGCTTCTTTTGCTACAATTACATAAGGTTTACCCATGGAATACTGGATCACATTTACAGGTATTACTACGGCATTTTTGGCTACATAATCAATGATCCTGATCCGGGCAATCATATTAGGCCGTAAGGCGGCATCCGGCTTCAATCCTACTTCCACTTTAATGGTACGGCTCAGCGGATCAATCAGGCGGGAAGCAAACGTGATGCGGGTACGTATTTCCTTATCTATATCCGGGAATACTACTACCACTTCATCTCCGGTTTTTATTTTGCCTGCATAAGATTCTGCCACATTGGCCACTACTTTCAGGTTGTTGGAATTCACCACCCGGAAAGCCGGTGCACCAGGCTGTGCAGCATCTCCAATCTTTGCAATTACCGCATCTACGGAACCAGAGATAGGAGCAATGATACGGGTCTGATTCAATTGATCCTGCATGGTCCCCATCTTCCTTTCCAGGCTTTCTTTATTGTTTTTGGCGCTCAGGAACTGTACTTCTGAACCTATCTTTTGTGACCACAGGTTTTGCTGCTTTTCATACAAGGTAGTGGCCAGTTCCAGCTGGGTTTTCAATTCAGCCATTCCTGCCTTTAGTACCTGGTCATCCACCTGGGCCAGTACTTGTCCCTGCTTTACCTGTTGTCCTTCTTTTACATAAATGGCCGTAATAATACCAGGCACTTTGGAAGTCACATTTACATTTTCCC contains the following coding sequences:
- a CDS encoding carboxypeptidase regulatory-like domain-containing protein, which gives rise to MPAKLLSLLFLLLCFFATAQTTSRLQQRVSVVVTHGSLEELLTNIQQRYNISFSYVRQLIPLQHKVTVRANGQPLSTVLQQALQGTGITFHEAGTQIILSPPLTAAKNDSTYTQTVQGTVMDKALLLPIAGATVMITSLPGKGTVTDENGRFQIMHIPVGRHEIQVRSIGYQTAQIPNVLVISGKQTLLPITLEESALLTREVQVKAPRLIDKDKTINPLANVSTRIVLVEEANRFAGTRADPSRMAANYAGVANLDDRNNDIIVRGNNPFGILWRVEGIDIPNPNHYTYINTSGGAFGVLNNNLLANSDFMSGAFPAEYGNKIAAVYDVRLREGNPEKHEFNAQAGLNGLELNAEGPVSQKQESSYLIGYRLLNYGMLQHIGVDLNIDGAPKFQDLTFKLHFRDQGYGALTLFGLGGKSRISFQEKVTDTRGLSRKVVNNYSQFTSDMGVLGMHYEHSFSAHTTGRLAAALSGSYIMSKRDLEYIDHSRLKDFEGMFREQDTYLSYTLTHKWNSRHLLKAGISYMPRHYRYFLTKLVSDTSNAYMLNIDDQVTMKLLQGYVHWQYQLTPALTFNTGLHYQHLFYNHSQALEPRFSAEWRINEQHRLKAGYGLHHQMQPVYMYINRNYNRISQTYTPANSQLGFTGSHHTILEYDYSCNKYLRFKTAAYYQHLFKVPVTVSPSFYSAINEGLEHNDYVPDTLVNKGLGRNYGIEFTIEKFLHRHYYFLLTTSLYNSQYRTLLPKWYNSTYNGNYIINFCGGVEIPVGKQSKNALSLDGRIIQAGNKRQLPIDLAASRKARVIVVAADGFYANRYQDYSRIDFKISYRINRQKATHQFFVAADNLLGKRNVLGNWFSPHTGDITTDHQMGLFPYAGYKVAF
- a CDS encoding 2'-5' RNA ligase family protein; this translates as MNFERNERPRRYSSDTNKENDPNKEQRPGGYRPNFNSEREGGKPGEDRPAYNRGDRENRPDYNRGGGDSGGYRPPRDYNRGDRDGGGYGGGYNRGDRDGGGYGGGYNRGDRDGGYNRGDRDGGYNRSDRDGGGGGYNRGGGGGGYNRDGGGGGYNRGGGGGGGYNRGGGGGGYNRGGGGGGYNRGGGGGGYNRGGGGGYRPNQGGRQQRFEPKPDNKIYFIALLPTAEVGKEIIKVKQEFAEKYGPMYALKVLPHITLQVPFTADPALEKAFCDELTEFAKTQAPFEVSLNGYGTFPNKQNRVLFINVEKSETMSAMHRQLINFLRKEFGFSTMLARTGFTPHVTVAFKDLEDEQFNKAWPEYENKEIKATFKVNNLYFLRHNGKSWEVLQKCKLGGA
- the kynU gene encoding kynureninase, producing the protein MYEASLSYAEAQDLQDPLNKYREQFYFPQRNGKDAVYLCGNSLGLQAKGVKGAIEQELQDWQDYAVEGYWAAKNPWLYYQQYCSKPLTEMMGASVAELTVMNTLTVNLHLMMLSFYRPTKQRYKVLMEAGAFPSDQYAVETQVKFHGFDPEVAIIEVSPRPGEHLIRLADILQIIDAESDSLALVLLGGINYYTGQLFDIQAITAAAHRVGAFAGFDLAHVAGNVPVSLHDWGVDFAVWCSYKYLNGGPGAVGGAFVHEKHTSTQGLIRMGGWWGNEESTRFKMEKGFVPKKTAEGWQLSTAQVFNMVSLKASLELFEAAGITALRTKSTDLTNYLEYLLEQVKGINFEIISPNNCRERGAQLSLLFPDRGKEIHQQMTKAGIIVDWREPGVIRVSPAPLYNSYRDVFHFYEIIASIASNA
- a CDS encoding efflux RND transporter permease subunit, whose protein sequence is MQDNLNKEFKPTSWAIDNKVSIYVATIIIALAGILSYNSLPKEQFPEVVFPQFYISTVYFGTSPEDMETLVTKPIEKELGGISGVKKIKSTSMQDYSAISIEFEAGEDMDRARQEVREKVDQAKKDLPVTSQEFQEPQIIKIDVSQIPIMNVNLSGDFELQQLKEYADEMQDRIEALTEITRVDIVGALDREIQINVDKNKMDAAEIGFSDIIQAIQGENITISGGLVTMGGQKRTLSVKGEYKDPTKIANIKVRGQSGATVYIKDIAEVVDGFKEQESYARLDGKNVITLNVIKQSGKNLIDASDKIQAVIKDMQATYLPKGLNVTITADQSKSTRVTLHDLINTIIIGFVLVTVILMFFMGAVNAIFVALSVPISMFIAFLLMPMYGFTLNMMVLFSFLLALGIVVDDAIVVIENVHRIFYERKDLGIVKAAKVAAGEVFLPVFSGTLTVLAPFVPLLFWPGIIGKFMYFLPVTLITTLGASLIVAYIINPVFAVDFMDRHEGENHPKPKFDKKFKILTAIFGVLALIGYASAFGVGNFVVFVYLLIVLERFWLGGVARRFQHNIWPRVQEWYKRILKWCIVGWRPVGIVIGTFGLLFFSIFLTALRSPRVVFFPQADPNFIYTYIDLPNGTDQRYTDSITHIIENRITKVVGANNPIVESIISNVAKNAGDPSQMDLSTQPQKGKVTVAFVEFGARNGQSTVQYLDKIREAVKGIPGADITVEQEQGGPPTGKPINIEITGDNFDDLTATSFRLKRYLDSLQIGGVEELKSDFQSDKPEIVVSIDRERANQEGISTGQIGSTLRTALYGTEASKFRDAKDDYEIMVRLREDQRNNINTLMNLNLVYRDMNMGGAVRKVPLSAVADIKFSNTYAGIKRIDQKRVITLYSNVLTGYNANEIVQKIQQELDHNFTRPNGVTVRMTGEQEDQMETMNFLMLAMLGAFGLILMIMVTQFNSIGRPLIIFMEILFSIIGVFLGFAIFGMDISIVMTGVGIMALAGIVVRNGIVLVEFTDLLIQQGTPVHEAVVEAGKTRMTPVILTAIAAILGLIPLAVGLNIDFAGLFSRFDPHIFFGGDNVAFWGPLAWTMVYGLVFATFLTLILVPVMYAMNKRSIDVLDYYNLPRGLKYVPFLVLILKLFMKKETVRKLHDLKYVSPKPYEFFNGVADAEEKEHAHQVKGISVN
- a CDS encoding efflux RND transporter periplasmic adaptor subunit; the encoded protein is MTKRYFVVPFLTLLLAACGGGDSSKNGAAKLEQLKQQKAKLETEIAALEKEVNKNDTSAKVKTVSIASVEDTLFEHFIDVQGSVDARENVNVTSKVPGIITAIYVKEGQQVKQGQVLAQVDDQVLKAGMAELKTQLELATTLYEKQQNLWSQKIGSEVQFLSAKNNKESLERKMGTMQDQLNQTRIIAPISGSVDAVIAKIGDAAQPGAPAFRVVNSNNLKVVANVAESYAGKIKTGDEVVVVFPDIDKEIRTRITFASRLIDPLSRTIKVEVGLKPDAALRPNMIARIRIIDYVAKNAVVIPVNVIQYSMGKPYVIVAKEANGKQMAQRRNLEVGHTYNDMAEIKSGLQPGDKIVTMGYQGLNDNDLIKL